In Hamadaea flava, a genomic segment contains:
- a CDS encoding MXAN_6230/SCO0854 family RING domain-containing protein, with product MDALATVLVRRLSRVSLPAGSAAPEDAEPWVSTLEADLAERGWLLDARLRARFTELTAHTRMLWADWLLALADEWSGADRRHLPLYRQFPDTPAEPAAVFVNRLLAELFQAPDAPCVLCGDYGDVNPVSPCGHLVCATCFDPADYTACAICGRRGDGSFLKVAKPRRAGRPKSDPVRWKRLTLDETPKATAVRLRDDLVVRPTALSEADAADLRTLIEATALRKLDWLPDTVPARETLALVLAWALPPAARLSAYPEILRQAVARWTTATDAARCLWAYSGGDAGLIVPRPEPSDGPDEGWRPWHEPKVTVAVPRVSPLPRAMRRAVLAFLDGLDLPTLAEDLARHRTVWKRLAERLHPFEQAGAHPRAAVAFAALRQTRTPIDGLLGFAIAEAAAEHPDRVVPTYHPGGLVSVRVRTFASLVEAAVAADDVVTATALLAGRPGDLWRRLDHLLRLAADDPDATELVLDTAVQTAARVSPTVLAGAFAELHGRDATVAVRLAQAQVAARGEARQVVVRYEHATPELRGPLPGTPRRTFFPKGDVVRTWTEPEYRKRLAATTVTQVRTAVDVELTRRAAAQGRFDVAVIDAALGSVPAPSRERAGSEQLAGWPRGSFRALGDADVLRLFLHWMDGPTFRVDLDLSCAFYDADWEEVGHCDYTRLRFGKRAAIHSGDLTSAPPPGGATEYLDLDRPALRAAGVTWAVPVVFSYNDVPFEALTSAFAGFSLPLDRKTQFDPARVLQRFTLRGNAKALLPMILQVETGTVMWADASLTSPGYAHRIGNRGPRLGRVAADLWEHFDNGKRASLLDLVAWHAAARADRVLVAYADGTAAEVPTGSAEAIRAAALLPAGSMRPGPLSGCRILAAATGPDRLTAYAGPDAAPGSVAVLVDGIAGPPWTALAAADLAAPLGAQ from the coding sequence GTGGACGCGCTCGCGACGGTCCTGGTACGCCGCCTGAGCCGGGTCAGCCTGCCGGCCGGGAGTGCCGCGCCCGAGGACGCCGAGCCCTGGGTGTCCACTCTGGAAGCCGATCTGGCCGAGCGCGGCTGGCTCCTCGACGCCCGGCTGCGGGCGCGGTTCACCGAGCTGACCGCGCATACGCGGATGCTGTGGGCCGACTGGCTGCTCGCGCTGGCCGACGAATGGTCCGGCGCCGATCGGCGGCATCTTCCGCTGTACCGGCAGTTCCCGGACACTCCGGCCGAGCCGGCGGCGGTGTTCGTGAACCGGCTGCTGGCCGAGCTGTTCCAGGCCCCGGACGCGCCATGCGTCCTGTGTGGAGACTACGGTGACGTCAACCCGGTAAGCCCGTGTGGGCACCTCGTCTGCGCGACCTGTTTCGACCCGGCGGACTACACCGCCTGCGCGATCTGCGGCCGTCGCGGTGACGGCAGCTTCCTGAAGGTCGCCAAGCCGCGCCGGGCCGGACGGCCGAAGTCGGACCCGGTCCGGTGGAAGCGGCTCACGCTGGACGAGACGCCGAAGGCAACCGCCGTCCGCCTGCGCGACGACCTCGTCGTACGCCCAACCGCGCTCAGCGAGGCGGACGCGGCCGATCTGCGTACGCTCATCGAGGCGACGGCGCTGCGCAAGCTCGACTGGCTGCCCGACACGGTGCCGGCCCGGGAGACGCTCGCCCTCGTACTCGCCTGGGCGCTGCCGCCGGCCGCCCGCCTCTCGGCGTACCCGGAGATCCTGCGGCAGGCCGTGGCGCGGTGGACGACTGCCACCGATGCCGCGCGCTGCCTGTGGGCGTACTCGGGCGGCGACGCGGGCCTGATCGTCCCGCGACCGGAGCCGTCCGACGGCCCGGACGAGGGCTGGCGGCCGTGGCACGAGCCGAAGGTGACGGTCGCGGTTCCGCGCGTCAGTCCGCTGCCGCGCGCGATGCGCCGCGCGGTGCTCGCCTTCCTCGACGGTCTCGACCTGCCCACGCTGGCCGAGGATCTGGCGCGGCACCGCACGGTCTGGAAGCGCCTCGCCGAGCGCCTGCACCCGTTCGAGCAGGCGGGTGCGCATCCCCGGGCAGCGGTGGCGTTCGCGGCACTGCGGCAGACCCGCACGCCGATCGACGGGCTGCTCGGCTTCGCCATCGCCGAGGCGGCCGCCGAGCATCCGGATCGCGTCGTGCCCACGTACCATCCGGGCGGCCTGGTCTCGGTGCGCGTGCGCACGTTCGCGTCGCTGGTCGAGGCGGCCGTCGCCGCCGACGACGTGGTGACGGCGACCGCGTTGCTCGCCGGGCGACCCGGCGACCTGTGGCGGCGGCTCGATCACCTGCTCCGGCTCGCGGCCGACGATCCGGACGCGACCGAACTGGTCCTCGACACCGCGGTCCAGACGGCCGCGCGGGTGTCGCCCACCGTCCTGGCGGGAGCGTTCGCCGAGCTGCACGGTCGCGACGCGACGGTCGCGGTCCGGCTGGCCCAGGCTCAAGTCGCGGCGCGCGGCGAGGCTCGGCAGGTCGTCGTGCGCTACGAGCACGCGACGCCCGAGCTGCGTGGTCCGCTGCCGGGCACGCCGCGCCGGACCTTCTTTCCCAAGGGCGATGTGGTACGCACCTGGACCGAGCCGGAATACCGCAAGCGGCTGGCCGCGACCACGGTGACGCAGGTGCGTACCGCGGTGGACGTCGAGCTGACCCGCCGGGCAGCCGCCCAGGGACGCTTCGACGTCGCCGTGATCGACGCCGCGCTCGGTAGCGTACCGGCGCCGTCACGGGAACGGGCCGGCTCGGAGCAGCTCGCCGGCTGGCCGCGCGGCAGCTTCCGCGCCCTCGGCGACGCGGATGTGCTGCGGCTGTTCCTGCATTGGATGGACGGCCCGACGTTCCGGGTCGACCTCGACCTCTCCTGCGCGTTCTACGACGCCGACTGGGAAGAGGTCGGCCACTGTGACTACACGCGACTGCGGTTCGGCAAGCGGGCCGCGATCCACTCGGGCGACCTCACGTCCGCCCCGCCGCCGGGCGGTGCGACGGAGTACCTCGATCTCGATCGCCCGGCGCTGCGCGCTGCCGGGGTGACCTGGGCGGTGCCCGTCGTGTTCAGCTACAACGACGTGCCGTTCGAGGCGTTGACCTCCGCGTTCGCCGGGTTCTCGCTGCCGCTGGACCGTAAGACGCAGTTCGACCCGGCCCGGGTGTTGCAGCGGTTCACCCTGCGCGGCAACGCCAAGGCGCTGCTGCCGATGATCCTGCAGGTGGAGACCGGCACGGTGATGTGGGCCGACGCCAGCCTCACCAGCCCTGGGTACGCCCACCGCATCGGCAACCGGGGTCCGCGCCTGGGCCGGGTGGCCGCCGATCTGTGGGAGCACTTCGACAACGGCAAGCGTGCCAGTCTGCTGGATCTCGTCGCGTGGCACGCCGCTGCCCGGGCCGACCGGGTCCTGGTGGCGTACGCCGACGGCACGGCGGCCGAGGTGCCGACCGGCTCTGCCGAGGCGATCCGCGCCGCGGCCCTTCTCCCC
- a CDS encoding VOC family protein: protein MSTSARLHQINIVVSDLDVSIAFYRRLGLEFVVDAAHTSHAQCELADGIVVALDTEAAVAQFTPTWTAPTGGPRVAFAFGLASAEAVDKLYAELVAAGFAGLREPWSAEWGVRYATVLDPDAVPADLQARL, encoded by the coding sequence ATGTCGACAAGCGCAAGGCTGCACCAGATCAACATCGTCGTGTCCGACCTCGACGTGTCGATCGCGTTCTACCGTCGGCTCGGGCTCGAATTCGTCGTCGACGCGGCGCACACCAGCCACGCTCAGTGCGAGCTTGCCGACGGCATCGTCGTCGCACTCGACACCGAGGCGGCGGTCGCCCAGTTCACGCCGACGTGGACCGCCCCTACCGGCGGCCCGCGCGTGGCGTTCGCGTTCGGCCTGGCGTCCGCCGAGGCGGTGGACAAGCTGTACGCCGAACTGGTGGCGGCCGGGTTCGCCGGGCTGCGCGAACCGTGGAGCGCCGAATGGGGCGTACGCTACGCGACCGTGCTGGACCCGGACGCCGTTCCGGCTGACCTGCAAGCACGCCTGTAA